The Malus domestica chromosome 06, GDT2T_hap1 genome has a segment encoding these proteins:
- the LOC103420322 gene encoding uncharacterized protein, whose amino-acid sequence MGNCQAIDAATLVVQHPSGKEEKFYGEVSASEIMKMNPGHYVALLISTTLCPSNPTTDTGGDRKYKNSSPNDNKSTASSVRVTRIKLLRPTESLVLGKVYRLIATQEVMKGLWARKQAKVKRNNNHRVEGEQQPQVERVMREKQVLTSGRRSETSELLEKDIQVNNKRERAHRPRTTTTSRTWQPSLHSISEAASRDINVS is encoded by the exons ATGGGAAATTGTCAGGCAATTGATGCAGCAACACTGGTAGTACAACACCCAAGTGGGAAAGAAGAGAAGTTCTATGGGGAAGTGAGTGCAAGTGAGATCATGAAGATGAACCCTGGCCACTATGTTGCTCTTCTCATCTCCACCACCTTGTGTCCCTCCAATCCCACCACCGACACTGGCGGTGACCGGAAATACAAGAATTCGAGTCCAAACGACAACAAGAGTACCGCTTCTTCGGTTCGAGTGACGCGCATAAAGCTCCTCAGGCCAACCGAATCTCTTGTTCTTGGCAAAGTTTACAGACTCATCGCCACTCAAG aaGTGATGAAGGGATTGTGGGCAAGGAAACAAGCGAAGGTGAAGAGAAATAACAATCATCGGGTGGAAGGAGAGCAGCAGCCACAAGTAGAGAGGGTGATGAGAGAGAAGCAAGTTCTGACATCAGGCAGAAGATCTGAGACTTCTGAGCTGCTGGAGAAGGACATCCAG GTGAATAACAAACGTGAGAGAGCCCACCGAccaagaacaacaacaacatcaagAACGTGGCAGCCCTCATTACACAGCATCTCAGAGGCTGCAAGTCGAGATATCAATGTCTCCTAA
- the LOC103437751 gene encoding LIM domain-containing protein WLIM1-like, producing MATFAGTTQKCKACEKTVYLVDQLTADNKIYHKACFRCHHCKGTLKLSNYSSFEGVLYCKPHFDQLFKMTGSLDKSFEGIPKTVRERSDQTNSKVSNLFAGTQDKCVACKKTVYPIEKVAVDGTSYHKPCFRCSHGGCVISPSNYVAHEHRLYCRHHHSQLFKEKGNFSQLSKHDEVKEVTENTDAEA from the exons ATGGCAACATTTGCAGGGACGACGCAGAAGTGCAAAGCCTGTGAGAAGACAGTATACTTGGTTGATCAGCTCACTGCTGACAACAAAATCTACCACAAGGCTTGCTTCAGATGCCACCACTGCAAGGGCACCCTCAAG CTCAGTAACTATTCCTCCTTTGAGGGTGTTTTATATTGCAAGCCTCACTTTGATCAGCTATTTAAGATGACTGGCAGCTTGGATAAAAGTTTTGAAG GTATACCAAAAACTGTTCGAGAAAGATCCGATCAG ACCAACAGTAAAGTTTCAAACTTATTTGCTGGTACTCAAGACAAGTGTGTTGCTTGCAAGAAAACAGTTTACCCCATCGAAAAG GTGGCTGTTGACGGCACATCATACCATAAACCTTGCTTCAGGTGCAGTCATGGAGGCTGTGTGATCAGTCCATCAAACTATGTAGCTCATGAGCATCGTCTCTACTGCAGGCATCACCATAGCCAACTCTTCAAGGAGAAGGGAAACTTCAGCCAGCTTAGCAAGCATGACGAAGTTAAAGAGGTGACTGAGAATACAGACGCAGAGGCTTAG
- the LOC103438145 gene encoding uncharacterized protein isoform X1, with product MDMEGELNSVYVLVRYVSGPYRCGLYEIKIQKGGQVMGLGNVLDPVVTFFDRTTFAVPDEYFRVQGASLALDTATVTTKLPGSSSNTKFYLLLNEGLNCFNRFVNTRYKYDSYSGYTFDTRTRSLETLKRPLASKPVSFFMSAYGKLYNIASPVCFIKMPDTLFERYNPNSESWESLPHFEYSRDKAHMDITGYAVCYGCILVSLGRSRVELMVFNIDSNTWHQVNIARSDAYYCGFRGRAVVVDNTIYALSIQCGKVIGFSLMIYSEDDGRIIYFLEKPVFFPGFKSRVKEDLKYGHGFNPTEYLVHLGKLEFCLLQAAATCREDESQELFVTTFKIVHDGTMHIRTLYSSVCDLRIKGYGLFDINFSFTPECRDLEPRKEEIFQMTRKKETAKNNAASDSKVHDVGIEGSDRFMLLPRKLVLGKYPFKFDVSRLAVIPSTLHLMVAVFGLCLFFLLGQQIIS from the exons ATGGACATGGAGGGGGAATTAAACTCTGTATATGTGCTGGTGCGTTATGTTTCTGGTCCATATAGATGTGGATTATAtgaaataaaaatccaaaaggGAGGACAAGTGATGGGGCTAGGCAATGTACTCGACCCTGTCGTCACATTCTTTGATAGGACTACTTTTGCGGTCCCAGACGAATATTTCCGAGTACAAGGTGCGAGTTTGGCTTTGGATACTGCCACCGTGACAACCAAGTTGCCAGGAAGTTCTTCTAACACCAAATTTTACCTATTGCTGAATGAAGGGCTCAACTGTTTCAATCGCTTTGTCAACACCCGTTACAAGTACGACTCGTACAGTGGTTATACGTTTGACACAAGGACTAGGTCATTAGAAACGTTAAAGCGTCCTCTAGCATCTAAGCCAGTTTCATTTTTTATGTCTGCTTATGGCAAGCTCTATAATATTGCATCCCCAGTATGCTTCATAAAGATGCCCGACACATTGTTTGAGCGTTATAATCCTAATTCTGAATCTTGGGAATCTCTCCCCCATTTTGAATATTCTCGTGACAAGGCCCACATGGACATAACAGGTTACGCGGTTTGTTACGGCTGTATTTTGGTTTCACTAGGTCGTAGTCGAGTTGAGCTAATGGTTTTTAATATAGATAGCAATACTTGGCATCAAGTCAATATTGCTAGAAGTGATGCTTATTATTGTGGTTTTCGGGGGAGGGCCGTGGTTGTGGACAATACTATCTATGCCTTATCTATACAGTGCGGGAAGGTTATAGGTTTCTCTCTCATGATATATTCGGAGGATGATGGCCGTATTATCTATTTTTTAGAGAAACCAGTCTTCTTTCCAGGATTTAAAAGTAGGGTTAAGGAGGATTTGAAATATGGTCACGGTTTTAATCCGACCGAGTATTTGGTTCATTTGGGGAAGTTGGAGTTTTGTCTTCTCCAAGCTGCTGCTACTTGCAGAGAAGACGAGTCTCAAGAGCTGTTTGTCACCACATTCAAAATTGTCCATGATGGAACCATGCATATCAGGACATTATATTCTAGTGTTTGTGATTTGCGCATTAAGGGTTATGGGCTATTTGACATTAATTTCAGCTTCACACC AGAATGCAGGGATCTTGAACCCAGAAAAGAGGAGATTTTTCAGATGACTAGGAAAAAG GAGACTGCCAAGAACAACGCCGCCTCGGATTCTAAAGTCCATGATGTGGGCATTGAGGGTAGTGATAGATTCATGCT TCTACCGAGAAAGTTGGTTCTCGGCAAGTACCCTTTTAAATTTGATGTTTCGCGACTGGCCGTGATTCCATCGACTCTGCATTTGATGGTGGCAGTATTTGGTTTATGTCTTTTCTTCCTGCTAGGCCAACAAATAATCAGTTAA
- the LOC103438145 gene encoding uncharacterized protein isoform X2, with protein sequence MDMEGELNSVYVLVRYVSGPYRCGLYEIKIQKGGQVMGLGNVLDPVVTFFDRTTFAVPDEYFRVQGASLALDTATVTTKLPGSSSNTKFYLLLNEGLNCFNRFVNTRYKYDSYSGYTFDTRTRSLETLKRPLASKPVSFFMSAYGKLYNIASPVCFIKMPDTLFERYNPNSESWESLPHFEYSRDKAHMDITGYAVCYGCILVSLGRSRVELMVFNIDSNTWHQVNIARSDAYYCGFRGRAVVVDNTIYALSIQCGKVIGFSLMIYSEDDGRIIYFLEKPVFFPGFKSRVKEDLKYGHGFNPTEYLVHLGKLEFCLLQAAATCREDESQELFVTTFKIVHDGTMHIRTLYSSVCDLRIKGYGLFDINFSFTPECRDLEPRKEEIFQMTRKKSTEKVGSRQVPF encoded by the exons ATGGACATGGAGGGGGAATTAAACTCTGTATATGTGCTGGTGCGTTATGTTTCTGGTCCATATAGATGTGGATTATAtgaaataaaaatccaaaaggGAGGACAAGTGATGGGGCTAGGCAATGTACTCGACCCTGTCGTCACATTCTTTGATAGGACTACTTTTGCGGTCCCAGACGAATATTTCCGAGTACAAGGTGCGAGTTTGGCTTTGGATACTGCCACCGTGACAACCAAGTTGCCAGGAAGTTCTTCTAACACCAAATTTTACCTATTGCTGAATGAAGGGCTCAACTGTTTCAATCGCTTTGTCAACACCCGTTACAAGTACGACTCGTACAGTGGTTATACGTTTGACACAAGGACTAGGTCATTAGAAACGTTAAAGCGTCCTCTAGCATCTAAGCCAGTTTCATTTTTTATGTCTGCTTATGGCAAGCTCTATAATATTGCATCCCCAGTATGCTTCATAAAGATGCCCGACACATTGTTTGAGCGTTATAATCCTAATTCTGAATCTTGGGAATCTCTCCCCCATTTTGAATATTCTCGTGACAAGGCCCACATGGACATAACAGGTTACGCGGTTTGTTACGGCTGTATTTTGGTTTCACTAGGTCGTAGTCGAGTTGAGCTAATGGTTTTTAATATAGATAGCAATACTTGGCATCAAGTCAATATTGCTAGAAGTGATGCTTATTATTGTGGTTTTCGGGGGAGGGCCGTGGTTGTGGACAATACTATCTATGCCTTATCTATACAGTGCGGGAAGGTTATAGGTTTCTCTCTCATGATATATTCGGAGGATGATGGCCGTATTATCTATTTTTTAGAGAAACCAGTCTTCTTTCCAGGATTTAAAAGTAGGGTTAAGGAGGATTTGAAATATGGTCACGGTTTTAATCCGACCGAGTATTTGGTTCATTTGGGGAAGTTGGAGTTTTGTCTTCTCCAAGCTGCTGCTACTTGCAGAGAAGACGAGTCTCAAGAGCTGTTTGTCACCACATTCAAAATTGTCCATGATGGAACCATGCATATCAGGACATTATATTCTAGTGTTTGTGATTTGCGCATTAAGGGTTATGGGCTATTTGACATTAATTTCAGCTTCACACC AGAATGCAGGGATCTTGAACCCAGAAAAGAGGAGATTTTTCAGATGACTAGGAAAAAG TCTACCGAGAAAGTTGGTTCTCGGCAAGTACCCTTTTAA
- the LOC108173533 gene encoding uncharacterized protein, giving the protein MEEGEARSVFILVEFACGPCEAGLYEIKIQQGGEVMRPKILEPEFKFVLPKFCWFEGARLHNSSKLHLVLNKGLLPRHNLPADDKLGSYRGQIYDTETRSLETFEPPLAPKPVSYLMSAYGKLYNLASPQCFRVMPKVLFERYDSKTDSWESLTHFAYSRERSKMEIAGYAVCHGCILVSTCNFRFEFMVFHIDSNTWHQVDISRKEAYYSAFRGRAVVVGNSIYALSIQRGKVIAFSLKMKIGNDGRITYSLEEPFFLPGLESRVENITESGLISRPTEYLVHLGKLEFCLLQTISTHLEEPQEMFITTFEIVCDDETMHIKTLDSSVCDFHIGHYGTLCICFSFMPKCEDFEPEEEESFRLAHKKGRAKKNNALDGFISMIKSSKRVKWPPKYELRRLAAAFHPLPVCVQVMAFVFVVYFLYKQISIY; this is encoded by the exons ATGGAGGAGGGGGAAGCCAGATCGGTATTTATACTCGTGGAATTTGCATGTGGTCCATGTGAAGCTGGATTATATGAGATAAAAATCCAACAGGGAGGAGAAGTGATGCGACCTAAGATACTTGAACCTGAGTTTAAGTTTGTACTCCCCAAGTTTTGTTGGTTTGAGGGTGCGAGATTGCACAACTCCTCTAAATTACACCTAGTGTTAAATAAAGGACTCTTACCTCGTCATAACCTCCCCGCTGATGACAAGCTCGGCTCATATAGGGGACAAATTTATGACACAGAGACTAGGTCATTGGAAACATTCGAGCCTCCTTTAGCACCTAAGCCAGTTTCATATCTTATGTCTGCATACGGAAAGCTTTATAATCTTGCATCTCCACAGTGCTTCCGAGTGATGCCGAAGGTATTGTTTGAGCGGTATGATTCCAAAACTGATTCTTGGGAATCTCTTACTCATTTTGCATATTCTCGGGAACGGTCCAAGATGGAGATAGCAGGTTATGCTGTTTGTCATGGATGTATTTTGGTTTCAACATGCAATTTTCGATTTGAGTTCATGGTTTTTCATATAGACAGTAATACCTGGCATCAAGTTGATATATCTAGAAAGGAAGCTTATTATTCTGCTTTTCGAGGGAGGGCCGTGGTTGTAGGCAACTCTATATATGCCTTATCTATACAACGTGGAAAGGTTATAGCGTTCTCGCTTAAGATGAAAATAGGGAATGATGGCCGTATTACCTATTCGCTAGAGGAACCATTCTTTTTGCCAGGACTGGAGAGTAGGGTTGAGAACATTACAGAATCTGGTCTTATTTCCAGGCCAACGGAGTATTTGGTTCATTTGGGGAAGTTGGAGTTCTGTCTTCTTCAAACTATCTCAACTCATTTGGAGGAGCCTCAAGAGATGTTTATCACCACATTCGAAATTGTCTGTGATGATGAAACAATGCATATCAAGACTTTAGATTCTAGTGTGTGTGATTTCCACATAGGACATTATGGTACACTTTGTATTTGTTTCAGCTTTATGCC AAAATGTGAGGATTTTGAGCCTGAAGAAGAGGAGAGTTTTCGGTTGGCTCATAAAAAG GGGAGAGCCAAGAAGAACAATGCCTTAGATGGTTTCATCTCCATGAT AAAATCAAGCAAGAGGGTGAAGTGGCCTCCTAAGTATGAGCTTAGGCGACTGGCTGCAGCATTCCACCCATTGCCTGTATGTGTCCAAGTGATGGCATTCGTTTTTGTTGTATACTTCTTATACAAACAAATATCCATCTATTAG
- the LOC103409726 gene encoding uncharacterized protein isoform X3, whose product MILLDMQHSESQGMTIYLRATSLLEMSSGGCFILLCRNISDMVHGPWYIEVGQSILNSLNLYTKVERGFANIRDVTTMQLEDHQHSFFLAETPESKRDVCASMSSYNNEFVGMWRRTS is encoded by the exons ATGATATTGCTGGACATGCAGCATAGTGAATCACAG GGGATGACTATCTATTTAAGGGCCACATCCTTGTTGGAAATGAGTTCTGGAGGATGTTTCATTCTGCTGTGCAGAAATATTTCAGACATGGTCCATG GTCCATGGTATATTGAAGTGGGGCAGTCAATTCTAAATTCTCTGAACCTATACACCAAAGTGGAACGAGGTTTTGCTAACATCAGAGATGTCACAACTATGCAGTTGGAAGACCATCAGCATAGTTTCTTCCTTGCTGAGAC ACCGGAAAGCAAGCGCGATGTGTGTGCAAGTATGTCCTCCTACAACAATGAATTCGTGGGAATGTGGCGGAGAACAAGTTGA
- the LOC103409726 gene encoding alpha-mannosidase I MNS5-like isoform X5 translates to MGALSRLIGDPKYESAALCALRELWGMWSSLNLLGTTLDISTGEWIVYSSGIGAGDDYLFKGHILVGNEFWRMFHSAVQKYFRHGPWSMVY, encoded by the exons ATGGGAGCATTGTCCCGATTGATTGGAGACCCCAAATATGAATCGGCAGCTTTATGTGCTCTTCGTGAATTATGGGGCATGTGGAGTTCGTTGAATTTACTCGGTACAACGCTGGATATATCAACTGGTGAATGGATTGTGTattcttccggaattggagctG GGGATGACTATCTATTTAAGGGCCACATCCTTGTTGGAAATGAGTTCTGGAGGATGTTTCATTCTGCTGTGCAGAAATATTTCAGACATGGTCCATG GTCCATGGTATATTGA
- the LOC103409726 gene encoding alpha-mannosidase I MNS5-like isoform X4, translating to MENETTETSTSGCGSLILGMGALSRLIGDPKYESAALCALRELWGMWSSLNLLGTTLDISTGEWIVYSSGIGAGDDYLFKGHILVGNEFWRMFHSAVQKYFRHGPWSMVY from the exons ATGGAGAATGAGACTACTGAAACGAGCACTTCAGGGTGTG GTTCTCTAATTCTGGGAATGGGAGCATTGTCCCGATTGATTGGAGACCCCAAATATGAATCGGCAGCTTTATGTGCTCTTCGTGAATTATGGGGCATGTGGAGTTCGTTGAATTTACTCGGTACAACGCTGGATATATCAACTGGTGAATGGATTGTGTattcttccggaattggagctG GGGATGACTATCTATTTAAGGGCCACATCCTTGTTGGAAATGAGTTCTGGAGGATGTTTCATTCTGCTGTGCAGAAATATTTCAGACATGGTCCATG GTCCATGGTATATTGA
- the LOC103409726 gene encoding alpha-mannosidase I MNS5-like isoform X2 — MGALSRLIGDPKYESAALCALRELWGMWSSLNLLGTTLDISTGEWIVYSSGIGAGDDYLFKGHILVGNEFWRMFHSAVQKYFRHGPWYLLDHQRCIPQKSIILCALNWRNQLSTCIKQLNV; from the exons ATGGGAGCATTGTCCCGATTGATTGGAGACCCCAAATATGAATCGGCAGCTTTATGTGCTCTTCGTGAATTATGGGGCATGTGGAGTTCGTTGAATTTACTCGGTACAACGCTGGATATATCAACTGGTGAATGGATTGTGTattcttccggaattggagctG GGGATGACTATCTATTTAAGGGCCACATCCTTGTTGGAAATGAGTTCTGGAGGATGTTTCATTCTGCTGTGCAGAAATATTTCAGACATGGTCCATG GTATTTGTTGGACCATCAACGTTGCATCCCACAGAAAAGTATTATCCTCTGCGCCCTGAATTGGCGGAATCAACTTTCGACTTGTATCAAGCAACTAAATGTTTGA
- the LOC103409726 gene encoding alpha-mannosidase I MNS5-like isoform X1, with amino-acid sequence MENETTETSTSGCGSLILGMGALSRLIGDPKYESAALCALRELWGMWSSLNLLGTTLDISTGEWIVYSSGIGAGDDYLFKGHILVGNEFWRMFHSAVQKYFRHGPWYLLDHQRCIPQKSIILCALNWRNQLSTCIKQLNV; translated from the exons ATGGAGAATGAGACTACTGAAACGAGCACTTCAGGGTGTG GTTCTCTAATTCTGGGAATGGGAGCATTGTCCCGATTGATTGGAGACCCCAAATATGAATCGGCAGCTTTATGTGCTCTTCGTGAATTATGGGGCATGTGGAGTTCGTTGAATTTACTCGGTACAACGCTGGATATATCAACTGGTGAATGGATTGTGTattcttccggaattggagctG GGGATGACTATCTATTTAAGGGCCACATCCTTGTTGGAAATGAGTTCTGGAGGATGTTTCATTCTGCTGTGCAGAAATATTTCAGACATGGTCCATG GTATTTGTTGGACCATCAACGTTGCATCCCACAGAAAAGTATTATCCTCTGCGCCCTGAATTGGCGGAATCAACTTTCGACTTGTATCAAGCAACTAAATGTTTGA